From the genome of Tenrec ecaudatus isolate mTenEca1 chromosome 1, mTenEca1.hap1, whole genome shotgun sequence:
GTCGGGCTTTGGAGCTGGGACCCCGAGGTTAGTTTAATGTCCCTTCTACAACCTACGAGTTGATAGGAAAATCCCATTTGTTTTCCAGCTCTTGATTGCTAACAAGAACATAAATAAATCCCGCTGGCTATATTTTCACCGTATTCCAAAATAAGAACTCTTGTCTGACTTATATTAAGACCTTTAGAAGTTTATCGCAGTTGCCCTGTGCCGCGGAGGGAACAATGCCTGGAAAAGTCACCGGTGCTCTTCCATCCTCGCCCCTTCCAGCTCGCAGGATGTGCGGACACGCCGGCCTGTGATCCCCGAACGCTTCCTGCCATCCCCTTGCGAGAACTTGAAAGGGCCGGGGAGGTGTTGAGAGCAGAGTTCAGGGCTGGTGCATGCGGCTGGTGCGGGCTAGGCGTGCGCGCTCCCGGCGCTCTGGCCTCGGGGCTTGACGCTGCCGGTGGCGGAGGCAAAGTGGGTGGTGGGGAGGCAGTGCGTCTTGCTCCTGGGATCGGTTACGGGCTCCGGGATCTGAAGGTCGCTCTCTAAATCTCTGGGGAGGGCCGTGGAACTCTCCTGGGGCTGAATCCCCTGAGTCTAACTTGCGGCTCTTCGGGCTGACTTCTTGGGGAAACTGGTTGCCCCAAGGAGGCGTTTCCGCCCGAAACCTTGGATTCTGCGAAGAAGGAGCCCCGGGGAAGCGGCGCTTGGGGCCAGGCGGGGGTCCCTGTACGCGCGGTTCTGAGAGGGCCTATCATTGGTCTGCTGGCTGCCGTTGGCGCGATCCCTTGATCCGAAAGGAAAGTTTCTGCTTCTCATCCCAGCTCAGACTCTGAAAGGGAAGCTCGGGGAGACGCTGGAACAAGAAGTAGGGGAAGCCGAAAGAAGCGTGCCCTGGGATTGGGTGGTTAGGGAGGATACCGTGGTAACATTTTCTTGGTAAACTTCGGGAGATGCGCCCTTGACCCGACCTGGCGCTCCAGAGCCGCGCGTCGGCCTCCGACAGTGCCCAGGACGGAGGAGAAGCTCCCAGCTACTCTGTCCCGCCGGGGTGCCAACGCGCGTGGGGTACCAGGACACGCCTTTCTCCAGACCTCTCCTTCTGTGCGTCGGTCCGGAAGAGGTCCCTGGGGACAGAGACCCCATTCGGGCCCTCAAGGACTGACGGCAGCCGGGGGCGGGGATTGGGTGGTGGCGGGAATGGATCTTacccctggggcatcccagaaaCGGCTGACTGCTGGATTCCCAGGACAGCACTGCGTGTCCCAGTGCGAATCTCCGCGCGCGCCGATCGGCGCTTCTTGCTTTCCAGATCCTGCGGACCCCGCTCCAGACGCAGAATGGAGTGTAGATGGGTACTTCTTGGCCCGGACAGATTTGGCTCTCCTTGTGCCGGGCTAGGAAACTCTGAAAAACGTTCCGGCCTTTCACTGTGCCCTCGGCTTGTCCCCTCTGCCTCTGGATTTTCCAAGAGGGTCCTCAATTCTAGACCCGTTTTTTCCGATGCTGGATCCCGGAGGTGTTCATTGGGACCCCTGGTAGCGGTTGCCTCTCCCGGGCCAGTAGGTCCTAAGTTAGAGTTAGGGGAAAGTCCATAGAAAAGATCGCCTTGGGTTATGCTcacaccccgccccccccgccccccaactacaACATGCCTCTAGACTAGATACAAGACGAAACTTTTAGGGAAAATGGAGCTATTGGCAAACTTCGAGAAAACTCACACCTCCCCAAATCAAGCCCGGGCGTCTTAGGGTTGGAAGTCCCGCTGCGCCTGGCAACCCCTTTATTTCTATTGCACAGAGCCAGGCTCCTGCCTCTGCGGAACCTCCTACCTGGGGTTCTCCCAAACTTTCAAAGCGCTGGCGTTCAAGTTCCAGCTCTGGATTGTGTTCCTGAAAGGGACGCCTCAACCGGGCTGGTCTGTGCTCAGCCCCCAGGCGTCAAGAACTGCGGGTgacccccctttccccccctcccctcggCCTTTTCCGGGAGCCCTAAGAatctggagaaagagagagagaaaagatctttattttaaaaaagaactagcCGTTGGCAAGAAGGCCACCACGGTGATATCTAAGTGCCCGGGTACACAAGCGATGGGGTGGGGGCTCTTTCTGTCCTTCCTTTTTGGTAAACAAATCAGAGGAAACTTCTGCTCGCCTGTCGGTTCCCCATCCCCCGCGCCCCGCCCCCTGTAAATGCCACTGATTAACTTTAAACAAACTCTGATCGGTGTTTGTGAGCCCGGGTGCTGCCCAAGGTTGAGCAAGAAGCGAAAGCCGGTGAGCCCAGGGGCTTTTGGACTAGATGCCCGGGAAGGGTGCGGGCTCGGGCCCCAGCTGAGCCGACCGGTCCCTAGCCCAGCGCGCTCGCCGCGCCCGCCCGCCCACTCGCGCCTGGTGCTGGGATACTTGGCCCTGTTTGGACCAGGTGTCTCAGTTGCGGGTCAGATCAGGTAATTCCCGGGGCCTcctaaccactgaccttctggagCCTTGTGTCTCCATCTTTCAGCTGCGAAGATGCCTTCTTCAGCCTGCGTCGCAAGGAAGTCGGTTACCCGATCCCTGCAGTGAGTCGTGCCTCGCCGCGGCCTGATTTCTGTTTAACTTTAACAAGGCGATCTCGAGGTGTTTATATTTTGCAGTGATGATCGGAAACATGTGAAGTTCATTACAGGGTTTCCAATACTTTGAGGCGAAGCATAACCCTCGTGTGTACCTTTCCCTCTTCTGTTTTATTCGCCGGGCGcccttccctttctttccttttctttttctcacaGATTTTCAGATGTGACATGGACTTAGCCAGAGCAGGAGTCTGGTCAATAAATGAGTGACCTGATTAAGATTAATCTAACAGATCTGAGCTTTGGGAGCTACAGGCTATTGTTAAGGGGGTCGCAGCTTCTGCAGTACAGCAGGTCTCAAGGGCTGCAGTGTCTTTGGCCAACAGTATTTGCAAGTCAGTGTTGCTATCCTGACAAATCAGTACTTGCTAGAAACTTGGTTCAAGTTGAAGGGCTGGCAGGGGTAGGGGCTaatatgtgtgtttgttttccttctttcgACAAAGGTGACATTTTGGAACTTTATAGCTGTTTAAAAGAAACTTTTCAGTTGTGAACTGCATGCAATGCGTGTTTCTGTTCTTTACAGGATTATGAAACTTGTGTCCAAGAGTGATccgtttaaaattttaacaaaataacttagaattattttcaaattaaaaaaggAAGTGCATGCTCACCGATGCtaaaagatatttatataaaaaataagacgttaaaatatatgtaaaaagTAGTGCTCTTCATTCAGTACCaccaggggttggggtgggagggaatatttttttttaatctcttttacCTGGTGATTTTTGTCCACAGTCCCCAACATGCTTTCCATTGCAGGATGAAAAGTTACGTAGCGAAATTAATTGGGTATGTGTCTACATTTCTCTTCTTGTTGCAGTGTCTCAGTTTAAAATGGTGAATTACTCCTATGATGAAGATCTTGAAGAGCTCTGTCCGGTGTGtggagataaagtgtctgggtacCATTATGGGCTTCTCACCTGTGAAAGCTGCAAGGTTTGCTCACATGTTGCTACCTGAAAAATTGAATGCCCAATGCCAAAATAAACCACCGGGTTGCTTTTTCTGTTTTTCCCTCTCCCGTGCTAAATTTAGTCTGTCTTTTTCAGACTCAATTAAATGAGATAAGAGAGCATTCGACTCAGGGAGGCGACCCTTAGAAATATGTGTCTGATTTAGTTCAAAAGGCAAAGAAATGTATGCTGTGTAGAAAACTTTGCCAGTCTCGTGGCTTGAAAGTATTTCACTGTAGTAACGTGATGGAGCTGTTGGGAGCCCTCTCTTTCTCGCAGCCCTAAATACTGATTTTGCTTGACTTATAGATATTTAAAGCACGGTTGTTCTTGAGAGGGACCATGACAAAGTATTTCCCCAATACATTTTAACTTCACAGTATTCTGTGCTGCAAATCTGAACATTTTTTTATCCACATACGTACAAGTCTGAAGTCCAGCTGTGTAATTTTATTCTGAATTCTTCCAAACAtgattttaagattaaaaaaaacttaaatCACGAAGAACAAGACAGGGGATCTTTGTCCATTATATAGTAATTTTCATATAAAGATGTCATAAACTATGTTCATGGAAAGGTGCTTAATCTGTAAAATTTACTACATTATCACTAATCCTATCAATTATATTTTATGAATCGACTTCAGACCTTTATATCTGTAGTAAATTCAATATTGGCAATTTAAAAGTATACGCATATTTTTAAGTAGAAAAGTCAGTGTAGTGACTTTATTGCTAAGAAAAGCCCTTGATTCTGTTTAATAAAATAGAATAGTTTCTTTTTGTGGCTAGTAGGATCAACATAAAGAGCATCATTCTGGTAAAGCTATATATCCTACTGGTGATTAATTATTTTGAGTGAAATAGAAGGATATACTGTGCTAAAATTTAGCTCTCTGGAATACATGGCTTTTCATTTAGTTCCACCTTTTTTTATTACAGTTCTAGGTTTGAATGTATTCCAATGGAATTATGAGCATTTCCCCATTTTACTCTTTAAACCGTTTTTGCTTTCAGTTACCTCGTGTTGACAACTGTGAAAGATCTGAGGCGTTTTGCTACTCAGTTTTTCCACTGGCATTTTTCAATGGTTTGTCACTAAATTACTAAATTATATCGGACTACTTAAACACAATCCCAATCTCCCAAGTGTCTCTTAACTAGAGTGTGAAGAGTAATTGGGAAagcgatttaaaaataataacttgtGTGTATATAGAGTATATTTCCCTCTTCTTTATGGATGAAATGGTGTGTAGCCAACTTTCCCCAAGATTTGACATAATTCTTCAGGAATAGAGTTCTGATGCCAGAAACATCCCCGCTCTGGTCTGGCACTGCTTTGGGAGGGTTGATCTTGTTGAGTGTGAAGTACGCCACAGAACCACAGAGGGCTCCGGTGGTGAAAGGATTGTTGGTGATTTCCTTACAATAAAGCAATGGTGCAGGCGGATGTTCGATTTATAATGCATCTCACTATtttctctgtcttacagggtttttTTAAGCGAACGGTCCAAAATAACAAAAGGTACACATGTATAGAAAACCAAAACTGCCAAATTGACAAAACACAGAGAAAGCGTTGCCCTTATTGTCGATTTCAGAAATGTCTAAGTGTTGGAATGAAACTGGAAGGTAAGATTTTCTTAAAGGCTACTTCCTATGAAAACTCTCCAAGAACATGGGCTGTAGAACAAACAACGTTAATTTTCCCAGTTCTTTAAAACACTCCAGACCGTAATATAAGAGACATGCATCCTTTCGGTTTTGTCTATAGGACGAGTTTCATTTAAATGTTGGTATAACCTACCGgataatttttgtttcattttgttgttgtgttcAGTATCTGAGTCTCCCCCTTCTCTTGTTTAGTTTAACGGATGCATTTGACACTGAAAAGTCAGGCCAGCTGAAAACAAGGTTAAAGGGAGTCAACTGAGagcaaatgaaaatagaaaatcagtttgcaaACAGAGAGATATTCCCAAAGCCTTGCAAACTTGCAATTAGCGTAGCCTAGTAAAGTTTGAATCCCATCTCCCCCTATGCCCCTTTACATGGGTGTGCTAATTGTGACTATCAGTTTCATAATGTTTGCGTACGAGTTAAAGCCTCTAGCTGTGCAGAGGAGCTTCCTGGAGAGACTGTCCATTTTGAGAAGGTGGGAAGGAACAGCCCTCATCCTCTCCCCCTTAAAGGATAATGGCGGAACCTGCAAACTTAATGTGAAATAAGAAACATGAAGACGAATGTGCTGTTGTTAGATGGGCCGCAGTGTCTGGCAGCGCCAGTACGCTCCGTTCCTCAAAAGCCATGCTACACTCTGTATCGAAAGAGCGGCCCCGAACTTAGCATGTGCCCACTGTCAGCAGGGAAGTTAATGTGTAACTGCTGCAAATCATTGTAGTTCCTGGACGCTTCTGGTGTGTTGCTGTTTTCCAGCCTCTGACCGACTGCCTTGGCACAAATTAAATATACTGCAAACACAGTAATAACACGGAATATGGATCGCTGATCATGCCAGGCCTAAGAGtgctttaaattcttttttttttctcttttggtcaGAGCAGCATAAGCTATTTTTGTGACGTGATAGAAATActcaataaaatgaaatcaatCTGTTAGTTTGCTAACAGATTCATCCAGATAAAAGTCGTCCCTTTGCTCACCAAGGTACTGTCAATGCTTACCATAAAGCCAGTATCACTTTAAGAAGAAATCAAGAAGGGAGCAACTATGCTTATTAATTTCTTTATCATCAGCCACTGTATTACTTTCCCATCCGTGACCTGCCGTGGTGCATGGAGGGGTGTGGACAATAGTTTGAGGCATAGAAGATAAAGATGTAGTAAAAAATCAAAGGCTTCCATTTCAATGGAATGTCATCTGATAGCTATCCGTATtttgacaaaagaaacaaaattgcCTTTCTTAACTTTCAAAAGTAATGTGCCTTTATCATCACCAGTGGCTTATGGCGCATATTTCAGACATCCTTCATGGTGACATGAAACCAACTGAGTATTCAGCAGATTATCATCCAGATGAATAAACAAGCCGTTCTTTATGATCTTGTGTAATATTCTGTATACCTAGCACTCAATAAATTTTTAATGCTATACTAATCCTAAGATAAAAAGCTGAAAAACTTCACCTCCAGCAATCTCAACATGCCACAAGCTGTCAGAGGTGGCTGGCTTGTGTCTAATTGCCATTGGCCACTAAGGGCGTGGGGAGAACCGTGAACCAACCTAGAAGGCACGGCCCCTGACTCCACACCCCCTGCAGCCGAGGCTCTTGACAGCTGCTGAGATGAATGTGCTTTCATTAGGTCCAGTTCTGCTTACATTGAAAGCAGCAACCAGTGGCCCAGTCCAGGTGAACATGCTTTTTCAGGAGGAGCAGGTACCCTATCCTTTTTCAACAAAGCAGCCAAAACGCCTTTGAGGCGGGAAGAAGTCCTAGGGGAAAGGAGTCACAATTTAATCCGGAGATGTGTTATTATGTAAACTTTCTCCACAGCAGTGTAGGGAGTAAGTACATAGACTCACAAGACCAATGGCATAATAGAAGCgaaatggtttttgttttgctgtttccTAGTTGAAAAACGGATACTCTTCCATAGCAAGACAGCATCCCATTCCGTGTAGCAAAGATTATGAAATCTCCTTCACTGAAGGGTTAATGTGTTTCTAGGTCTCAAAAAGTATTTTTTTGATGACAAAACATGCTACAGGAAAGAATTCATAAATTAAAAGGACATGGCTTAAAAATATCTTGTgggctattgtaattcaaacaactGTACACATCCAGCTTGGTATTCACCATTTCCAGAAGTGATTTGATCGGGAGAATGCTAACAATATGAATCATATTTATACCCTTGTTTCCCACCCGTCCTCCCCAAACAGCCGTAAGAGCCGACCGAATGCGAGGAGGAAGGAATAAATTTGGGCCCATGTACAAGAGAGACAGGGCCCTGAAGCAACAGAAAAAAGCCCTCATCCGAGCCAATGGACTTAAGCTAGAAGCCATGTCTCAGGTGATCCAAGCAATGCCCTCGGATCTGACCATCTCGTCTGCAATTCAGAACATCCACTCTGCGTCCAAAGGCCTACCTCTGAACCATGCTGCCTTGCCTCCAGCAGACTATGACAGAAGTCCCTTTGTAACGTCCCCCATAAGCATGACAATGCCTCCTCACGGCAGCCTGCCAGGTTACCAAACCTATGGCCACTTTCCTAGCCGGGCCATCAAGTCTGAGTACCCAGACCCCTACACCAGCTCACCCGAGTCCATAATGGGCTATTCCTACATGGATAGCTATCAGACCAGCTCCCCGGCAAGCATCCCACATCTGATACTGGAACTCCTGAAGTGTGAGCCGGATGAGCCTCAAGTGCAGGCCAAAATCATGGCCTATTTGCAACAAGAGCAAGCTAACCGAAGCAAGCATGAAAAGCTAAGCACCTTTGGACTCATGTGCAAAATGGCCGATCAGACCCTGTTCTCCATCGTTGAGTGGGCCAGGAGTAGTATCTTCTTCAGAGAACTTAAGGTATGTCCTTCAGCCATTACAACTAATACTACCCTTTTGAGAAACCCTGTGTTCTTAGTACGAGCTTTCCTTCTGTTCTGTGCCTGGTCTATGCAGTAGAAGGATGTTCTGACCTTGACCGCAGGACCATTGCACTAAACTGTATGTGGCTTTCCGTTTCAAAGTGTGGGCTCAAGCTTAAAACACGGGGAACCTGGGGTTCATCTGAATAATGGAATTCGCCTTCACTGTATTCTCTTTGACTCAAGCGGTTTATGGTTAGAAGCTGTAAGTTAATGTGGAACAGCGTCTCCTAAACTATATTTAAGCAGATCCGTGAAAGCTACGTTATGACATCTTTTTAAAGGTTACTTTCAAAGGAAAGAATGCCAACATGAGTTGGGTTTGGAACGTAGAGAATGCAAATGCTACCACTGGTCAATAGTGTTCATGAGGTCTTTGCCTTGACGTGAGGTTGGGAAAGCCATTGTTTGGGGAGCAGGTTCAAATAGGAGTTTTTGTGGCAAAGGATGGGGCCTGGGCAGATGGAAGCCGGGCTGCTAGTCTACTTGGAATGGGTTTTAGTTCTTATAATGTCTGCCTGTCGTTGATTTTAATGGATTAGTACATTGTAAACATGGTGCTTGTTTGTATAAGGATCTCTATGTACCTACAAAATTATTCTATTTCCTGAAACTGAAGGCAAAATTAATGTGGGAAAGCTATTTGGATGTTTTTGGCATCTAAGACGGGCTACCAAACCACACGGGTAGTCAGTGGGCTTATTCTCCCTTTTAAAGAAAAGTGAATCCTGAGTTGGATCACTACGAGGATCTGGTACAAAAtcgatttcttccatttgctctcATTGGGGGGATATGTGGCCGCTACACACGGAGGGTTTCTGAACACCTAGGACAGTGCGGGGAAAGAAGGCAACACAGAAACCCAGTTTGAATTTAAAGGGGCGCCGCTACAATTTGTCTGTAGGAGGACCAGGGAAAGTGGAACTCATGGGCGCGTGAAAAACCATGCTCTTCCCTGCAGTCTCCGTGAAGTACTGTGGTTTAAACACCGAAACAAAAGAGCTCTCCGACTGGTCAGACCATGGAGGACATAGTCCGCTCTTGACTCTAACTTCTTTATTGCTGCCTGTGAACATGGCTGAAGCAGGGGCCGTGAGGCTGCCCAGGTCAAGCAGAAAGCATTGCGAGATCGGGTCAGATACTTTGTGCACTTTGTGATAAACCAGGGACACCAGGATTTCTAAGGAAAAGGTTAATTCTAGATTCGGCAAAAAAAATTAGGCCAGGTCAAAGTGAGGGGAGCGTAGCCATCACGGTCAGATGGACAGATTGGAGTCGTCTCTGCCCCTTGATACTTATGGTCCTGTGGGCACGTTGCCAGTCTCGCTCCAAGCCTCGGCATTCTCGGATGTGAAACTAGGTGTGTGTGCTATTCTTGAGGTGGTGGGGGAGTAACAGTACCTATCTCGAAGCCGGGTTGCAAGAAGTACCGTAAATAAGATAAGTCCTGGAGACCTGACAATAATATTAGATGCTTAACAAATGGATGTGAGTTCAAAagacttattttttttttgatgaaaagtgcaaatctttacagagtgTAAATGCCAGctgtcatccagtcagttctcaCTCGTGCTCTGTGTACATCGAGCAAAAAACTGCCTGTCCTAAGCCAGCCTCATGTTTCAGAATACCCCCTTAAATTTGGAAAGCAAGCTTGCCATTTGTCCTATTAGTGTGACATTGGGAAGCAGCATCAAGCATGGGTCATAGAGTAATGAAACTGTGTAGTAATTAAACCACTCTTTAACCATCATCGACAGAAGAcctaaggaatcctggtggcgtaATGAGCTACCCACtgagccgctaaccacaaggccagcaggtgGAACCCACCAGGGACTTGGGGGGCACGAAGAGGCTGATGCTCCTGTCCAGGTTGAAAGCTTGAGAACCCcaacgggggcagttccactctgtcccttagGGTCCTTGAGGGTGGGActggactcgagggcagtgagtgagggaaACGAAGACCAGAGCTGTGTCCGGCAGAACGTTGAGTGTAAGTTGAATACACAGTTGAATACAGGACTCTATTTTCTCTCCAGAACTTTGATAAGAAAGTTTTATGAGAGCACTGAAAAAAATAAGGACATATTTTTAGCAATCCGCCCGAAAAGCAGGTGAACATGTTAGTTTCATGTAAGCAAGAAGAAAAATCTAAACGAAGTGTGAGCAGAACTCGTGGCCACAGGGCGGACTGCTTTTCTTCCTTCTGTGAAGTCCCACAGGAGGTGC
Proteins encoded in this window:
- the NR5A2 gene encoding nuclear receptor subfamily 5 group A member 2, with the translated sequence MLPKVETEALGLARSHGEQGQMPENMQVSQFKMVNYSYDEDLEELCPVCGDKVSGYHYGLLTCESCKGFFKRTVQNNKRYTCIENQNCQIDKTQRKRCPYCRFQKCLSVGMKLEAVRADRMRGGRNKFGPMYKRDRALKQQKKALIRANGLKLEAMSQVIQAMPSDLTISSAIQNIHSASKGLPLNHAALPPADYDRSPFVTSPISMTMPPHGSLPGYQTYGHFPSRAIKSEYPDPYTSSPESIMGYSYMDSYQTSSPASIPHLILELLKCEPDEPQVQAKIMAYLQQEQANRSKHEKLSTFGLMCKMADQTLFSIVEWARSSIFFRELKVDDQMKLLQNCWSELLILDHIYRQVVHGKEGSIFLVTGQQVDYPIIASQAGPTLGNLMSHAQELVAKLRSLQFDQREFVCLKFLVLFSLDVKNLENFQLVEGVQEQVNAALLDYTICNYPQQTEKFGQLLLRLPEIRAISLQAEEYLYYKHLNGDVPYNNLLIEMLHAKRA